The Nitrospirota bacterium genome contains a region encoding:
- a CDS encoding purine-nucleoside phosphorylase, with the protein MAVDDPASSSVQPAVEFLRSRLPGRPSVGIILGSGLGGYADEAQALAAIPYQEIPGFPRCSVEGHAGRLVLTERGGACVAILQGRVHRYEGYALDTVIRPVRVLAALGVQTLIVTCAAGALDDAPPGTCMLIEDHLNLMGDNPLMGAAPGGGGFGGFVEMAGAYDRALLALGERAALAAGLPVRRGILAAVTGPTYETGAEAAMLGRLGAQAVSMSTVPEVIIARALGLRVLGLALITNQAGAPLDCQVGHRQVVAMATSKAAAIGIWLDGVLDGL; encoded by the coding sequence ATGGCGGTTGACGATCCTGCCTCCTCTTCCGTGCAACCGGCGGTCGAATTCCTCCGTTCCCGCTTGCCCGGCCGGCCCTCCGTCGGCATCATCCTCGGGTCCGGGTTGGGGGGCTATGCCGACGAGGCGCAGGCCTTGGCCGCAATTCCTTATCAGGAGATCCCCGGTTTTCCCCGTTGCTCGGTCGAAGGCCACGCGGGGCGTTTGGTCCTCACGGAGCGCGGCGGGGCCTGCGTTGCCATTCTGCAAGGCCGGGTCCATCGCTACGAGGGCTATGCGCTCGATACGGTCATCCGCCCCGTGCGGGTGCTGGCCGCGTTGGGCGTCCAGACGCTGATCGTGACCTGCGCTGCCGGGGCCTTGGATGATGCGCCGCCCGGCACCTGTATGTTGATCGAGGACCATCTCAATCTCATGGGCGATAACCCTCTGATGGGGGCGGCTCCCGGCGGAGGTGGGTTCGGCGGATTCGTCGAAATGGCCGGTGCCTATGACCGGGCCTTGTTGGCCCTGGGCGAGCGGGCGGCCCTGGCTGCAGGCCTGCCGGTTCGGCGGGGTATCCTCGCGGCAGTGACCGGGCCGACCTACGAAACGGGAGCGGAGGCGGCGATGCTCGGGCGGTTGGGGGCTCAGGCGGTCAGCATGTCCACGGTGCCCGAAGTCATCATCGCACGGGCGTTGGGTTTGCGGGTCTTGGGGCTGGCGCTGATCACCAACCAGGCCGGAGCCCCGTTGGACTGCCAGGTCGGGCACCGGCAGGTGGTGGCGATGGCGACCAGCAAGGCGGCGGCGATCGGAATCTGGCTGGATGGGGTGCTGGACGGGTTGTAG
- a CDS encoding cytochrome c, with the protein MFVAATAAVAEERDPLKPRVPADQIAEAKGLKNPVANTPENIAKGKALFEGKGTCFNCHGKEGKGDGPAGAILNPSPRNFTNCKFHKKRKDGELFWVIKNGSAGTGMVPLIPAAINEEEAWTIINYERSFCKKDAE; encoded by the coding sequence ATGTTTGTCGCCGCCACGGCGGCTGTGGCCGAGGAGCGGGATCCGCTGAAGCCTCGGGTGCCGGCGGATCAGATCGCCGAGGCGAAGGGCTTGAAGAATCCGGTGGCGAATACGCCGGAGAATATCGCCAAGGGGAAGGCGCTGTTCGAGGGCAAGGGCACCTGCTTCAACTGCCATGGCAAGGAAGGCAAGGGCGATGGTCCTGCCGGCGCGATCCTGAACCCGAGCCCGCGGAACTTCACGAACTGCAAGTTCCACAAGAAGCGGAAGGACGGGGAGCTCTTCTGGGTGATCAAGAACGGGAGCGCGGGAACCGGCATGGTGCCTCTGATCCCGGCCGCGATCAACGAAGAAGAAGCCTGGACGATCATCAATTACGAGCGGAGCTTCTGCAAGAAAGACGCTGAATAA